Proteins encoded by one window of Emticicia oligotrophica DSM 17448:
- a CDS encoding acyltransferase family protein: MKKRQYYLDWIRVIAFGLLIFYHSGMFFVDWGWHVKNNVIANGFKIWMEVINPWRLSLLFFISGVGVSFAMKSRTSKQFIGERTKRLLLPLIFGMFVIVPPQIYFERLQSQAFEGSYWSFYPSVFAFVPYPEGSFSWHHLWFVAYLWVFSLLATPFFTWIKAKNLRFFSSDSNALLRLILLIIPLAATYFLLRKSWPVTHNLTSDWYNFTLSLLFFINGYLLGREAKVWDTIEKNRKIFLFIAIFIILLSKTYDALFGALPENTWKILLLNSILKMTHIWFMILAIAGFAKHYLNFSNSFVSYANEAVYPFYILHQTITVSIGFYMADWPMSVIPKFFILVLGTFGGSFMIYHFLIKPFSLTRILFGLKNN, from the coding sequence ATGAAAAAGCGACAATATTATCTTGACTGGATTCGTGTCATTGCCTTTGGCTTATTAATTTTTTACCACAGCGGAATGTTTTTTGTCGATTGGGGCTGGCACGTAAAAAACAATGTCATTGCCAATGGATTTAAAATTTGGATGGAAGTCATCAATCCTTGGCGATTATCTTTATTGTTTTTTATTTCGGGTGTAGGCGTAAGTTTTGCCATGAAATCTCGAACGAGCAAACAATTTATAGGCGAACGCACCAAACGCCTTTTGCTTCCACTGATTTTTGGAATGTTTGTCATTGTTCCTCCACAAATCTATTTCGAGCGTTTACAAAGCCAAGCATTTGAAGGTTCATATTGGTCATTCTACCCAAGTGTATTTGCATTCGTGCCCTATCCTGAAGGAAGCTTTAGCTGGCATCATTTATGGTTTGTGGCCTATCTTTGGGTATTTTCTCTTTTAGCCACACCTTTTTTTACATGGATTAAAGCTAAAAACCTACGCTTCTTTTCCTCTGATTCGAATGCATTGCTCAGATTAATTCTTCTGATAATTCCATTAGCCGCGACTTATTTTTTACTTAGAAAAAGCTGGCCTGTTACTCACAATTTAACCTCTGATTGGTACAATTTTACGCTATCACTGCTATTTTTCATTAATGGCTATCTTTTGGGTAGAGAAGCAAAAGTGTGGGATACCATAGAAAAAAATCGAAAAATATTTCTTTTTATAGCCATTTTCATCATTCTATTAAGCAAAACTTATGATGCATTATTTGGAGCACTTCCCGAAAACACTTGGAAAATATTACTTTTAAATAGTATTCTAAAAATGACTCATATTTGGTTTATGATTTTAGCCATTGCTGGTTTTGCCAAACATTATCTCAACTTTTCTAATAGTTTTGTTAGCTACGCAAACGAAGCAGTTTATCCGTTTTATATACTTCACCAAACGATTACGGTTTCGATTGGTTTTTATATGGCTGATTGGCCAATGAGCGTAATTCCGAAGTTTTTTATTTTGGTTTTGGGCACTTTTGGAGGTTCGTTCATGATTTATCATTTCCTTATAAAACCATTTTCTTTAACTCGAATTTTATTTGGATTAAAAAATAATTAA
- a CDS encoding AraC family transcriptional regulator, whose translation MPQVLPLKIDIYSLWIFLGIIQALFLAYFFLFGKQAHFLANKFLGVLLIAFAAALSEILLCYTNYMFRVIWLIDFAEPTNLLFAPLIFIYHKTLLGKQFKKSDWLHFLPFVAYIVYLSITFYSKGYPEKYNAYLNAYHHDTLPQLTCEYTFPEWIYLIRDYINELMLLQMCVYAGLGISVLREVSNNERMSFWSNQNQTFVWCRRGQLYSILATIVFVVTKLLFPHDLGDHFIAAYLTFLIYGLSFTFMNQPEVFTPRINKKYEKSSLTSEIQENTLEKIQLVMQNEKPFLDSSFSLPSFAKRLGVSPHHLSQILNESLGQTFFDFTAQHRINEAREMLSSPTFNHLKIEEIAEMVGYNSKSAFNTAFKKFTGKTPSSFRTS comes from the coding sequence ATGCCCCAAGTTCTTCCACTAAAAATAGACATCTACTCGCTTTGGATATTTCTGGGCATTATTCAAGCCTTATTTTTGGCTTATTTCTTTTTATTCGGAAAACAAGCTCATTTCTTAGCCAATAAATTTTTAGGCGTCTTATTAATTGCCTTTGCGGCGGCATTATCAGAAATACTTTTGTGTTATACCAATTACATGTTTCGAGTCATTTGGCTCATCGATTTTGCCGAACCAACGAATCTCTTGTTTGCTCCTCTGATATTTATTTACCATAAAACCCTCTTGGGAAAGCAATTTAAGAAATCAGATTGGTTGCATTTTTTACCTTTTGTAGCGTATATCGTTTATCTTTCCATTACATTTTACTCGAAAGGTTATCCCGAAAAATATAATGCTTACTTAAACGCCTATCATCATGATACGCTGCCTCAACTAACTTGTGAATATACTTTTCCTGAATGGATTTATCTCATTCGAGATTATATCAACGAGCTGATGCTTTTACAAATGTGTGTGTATGCAGGTTTAGGTATTTCGGTTCTTCGAGAAGTAAGCAATAATGAACGAATGAGCTTTTGGTCGAACCAAAATCAAACATTTGTTTGGTGCCGTAGAGGGCAACTTTATTCGATTTTGGCTACGATTGTTTTTGTTGTAACTAAATTGCTTTTCCCTCATGACTTGGGCGACCATTTCATTGCTGCGTATTTAACATTTTTGATATACGGTTTGAGTTTTACATTTATGAACCAACCCGAAGTTTTTACACCGAGAATAAACAAAAAATACGAAAAGTCTTCGCTGACCAGCGAGATTCAAGAAAATACACTTGAAAAAATTCAGTTGGTTATGCAAAACGAAAAGCCATTCCTCGATTCCTCTTTTTCATTACCCAGTTTTGCCAAACGTTTAGGTGTTTCGCCACATCATCTTTCACAAATCTTAAATGAATCGCTTGGGCAAACATTTTTCGATTTTACGGCCCAGCATCGCATCAATGAGGCGAGAGAAATGCTTAGTAGTCCAACATTTAATCATTTAAAAATTGAAGAAATTGCCGAAATGGTTGGCTATAATTCCAAATCAGCTTTCAATACTGCTTTCAAAAAGTTTACAGGTAAAACGCCTTCAAGTTTTCGAACAAGTTAA
- a CDS encoding S41 family peptidase yields MPKILLILFIISFTKSFGQTFSPIEIRADLAFLKERIEEIHPNPYKFIEQSRFQQIYDSLYRVERSLTIKQTFVHYLNLTRSIHCGHSSIFVDERLIPPSNSNPKFLPLDVVIYDGRVFISRNYSENHILQKGIEIIDIEDIPMNRLLKNLSRYTFQNGDGVNAEVDNYYLQRNFRKLLYLFFEEQDELHLKVRLANKQEKSTNIMMKPLAYLREIEAERNPVKNVDFYKNIYLSDFDSKTSLLKIRSFDGNEFENGNFRNEISTIFKKLAQKQSKNLIIDVRNNVGGGLDYADEILKYLLQKPYQRYQVSNSPNIKVKKKGLSASQFYEPTNEFLFRGNIYVWVNEGTFSTAVYLAAHLKNQANVSLIGTTCGGAADGSSAGEFTSFTLPNTKFTVSLPLLKINYNTTSALHLQPNFEVKQSLSDFLTGEDSVVLFTKELLKGTKP; encoded by the coding sequence ATGCCCAAAATTCTCCTAATCTTGTTTATTATTAGCTTTACGAAGAGTTTTGGGCAAACTTTTTCTCCTATTGAAATTCGAGCCGATTTGGCTTTCCTCAAAGAACGCATCGAAGAAATTCATCCCAATCCTTATAAGTTTATTGAACAAAGCCGATTTCAGCAAATTTATGATTCGCTTTATAGAGTCGAACGCTCACTTACAATAAAACAAACCTTTGTTCATTACCTCAATCTTACTCGTAGCATTCATTGTGGGCATTCTTCAATTTTTGTTGATGAGCGACTGATTCCACCCAGCAATTCAAACCCTAAATTCTTACCACTCGATGTTGTAATTTATGATGGCCGAGTTTTTATTTCCAGAAATTATTCAGAAAATCATATACTCCAAAAAGGCATTGAGATTATTGATATAGAAGATATTCCGATGAATCGTTTACTCAAAAACCTTTCACGCTATACCTTTCAGAATGGTGATGGTGTAAATGCTGAAGTAGACAATTATTATCTCCAACGGAATTTCCGAAAACTACTTTATCTGTTTTTTGAAGAACAAGATGAGCTTCATTTGAAAGTTCGTTTAGCCAATAAACAAGAAAAAAGCACCAACATAATGATGAAGCCTCTCGCCTATTTACGAGAAATTGAGGCCGAACGAAATCCTGTAAAAAATGTAGATTTCTATAAAAACATTTACCTCAGCGACTTCGATTCTAAAACATCACTTCTTAAAATTCGGAGTTTTGATGGCAATGAATTTGAGAATGGTAATTTCAGAAACGAAATCTCAACTATTTTCAAAAAATTAGCTCAAAAACAAAGTAAAAACCTTATTATTGATGTACGAAATAATGTTGGTGGCGGCCTTGATTATGCCGATGAAATTCTCAAATATTTACTACAAAAACCATATCAACGTTATCAGGTAAGTAATAGCCCCAACATTAAAGTAAAAAAGAAAGGTTTATCTGCCAGTCAATTTTATGAGCCTACAAACGAATTTTTATTTAGAGGAAATATCTACGTTTGGGTCAATGAAGGCACTTTTTCTACGGCGGTTTATTTAGCTGCTCACCTCAAAAATCAAGCGAACGTTTCGTTAATCGGAACGACTTGCGGTGGGGCAGCCGATGGCTCCTCGGCTGGTGAATTTACCTCTTTTACTTTACCCAATACTAAGTTTACGGTTAGTTTACCACTACTAAAAATCAATTATAACACGACTTCTGCTCTGCATCTTCAACCAAATTTTGAGGTAAAACAAAGTTTATCTGATTTTCTAACAGGAGAAGATAGTGTTGTACTTTTTACAAAAGAGTTACTAAAAGGCACAAAACCGTAG
- a CDS encoding molybdopterin-dependent oxidoreductase, with product MEEQNKLDRIIEARMKLKARFEDKMKTTPSMADDKPMGKGPINRHGMPQLPVGQTTTVKWPVLDLGYHPDVSLDRWRLTINGEVENPVVLTWEDFMALPQVEDTSDFHCVTTWSKMDMVWKGVRLIDLAALVQPKETATHILCYGYDTYTTNVSLEEALKPDVLIAHTVYNEPLAKEHGGPARMITPQLYAWKGSKWIKRIEFLPKNKLGFWEERGYSNTAYPWRNDRYS from the coding sequence ATGGAAGAACAAAACAAACTTGACCGAATTATTGAAGCTCGTATGAAGCTCAAGGCTCGGTTTGAAGATAAAATGAAAACCACCCCATCAATGGCTGATGACAAGCCAATGGGGAAAGGACCAATCAACCGCCACGGAATGCCACAACTGCCAGTAGGACAAACCACGACAGTTAAATGGCCCGTGCTTGATTTGGGTTATCATCCAGATGTTAGTCTTGACCGTTGGCGTCTAACCATCAATGGTGAAGTAGAAAATCCAGTGGTGTTAACTTGGGAAGATTTCATGGCATTGCCACAAGTAGAAGACACCAGTGATTTTCACTGCGTAACTACGTGGTCAAAGATGGATATGGTTTGGAAAGGTGTGCGTTTAATTGATTTGGCCGCACTCGTTCAACCTAAAGAAACTGCCACGCACATTTTGTGTTATGGTTACGACACCTATACAACGAATGTTTCACTCGAAGAAGCACTGAAACCCGATGTGTTGATTGCTCATACAGTTTATAATGAACCTTTAGCCAAAGAACACGGTGGCCCTGCTCGCATGATTACCCCACAACTCTACGCTTGGAAAGGTTCAAAGTGGATCAAACGAATTGAATTTTTACCTAAAAACAAATTAGGTTTCTGGGAAGAAAGAGGCTACTCTAATACAGCCTACCCTTGGAGAAATGATAGATATAGCTAA
- the pruA gene encoding L-glutamate gamma-semialdehyde dehydrogenase encodes MNNAFFKVPTPINEPVLNYGPGSPEKAALKKALAEGRSKVIDVPMYIGSELVHTDKKIKLSPPHDHQHVLGYASEGDASHVHQAIEAALAARESWANLSWEHRASIFLKAADLLAGPYRAKINAATMLGQSKNAYQAEIDSACEFIDFLRFNAYFMQQIYTGQPESVRGLWNRVEYRPLEGFVFALTPFNFTAIAGNLPACVAMMGNVTVWKPAYPQIYSANVIMEVLREAGLPDGVINLIYVDGPVAGDIIFKHPDFAGIHFTGSTKVFQTIWQTIGENISKYKTYPRIVGETGGKDFVIAHESADVKALVTGLVRGAFEYQGQKCSAASRAYIPSNLWSAVKEQLLADLKEIKMGGTEDFSNFVNAVIDERAFDKIAGYIDNAKKSDKVSLVAGGNYDKSKGYFIEPTVFLTTDPHYTTMCEEIFGPVLTIYVYEPQDFEKTLELVDSTSPYALTGAIFSQDRYAIDLGMRKLVNSAGNFYINDKPTGAVVGQQPFGGARASGTNDKAGSILNLYRWVQPRTIKETFVSPTDYKYPFLGEE; translated from the coding sequence ATGAACAATGCCTTTTTTAAAGTACCAACTCCTATCAATGAGCCAGTTTTAAATTATGGTCCGGGTTCGCCCGAAAAAGCAGCACTCAAAAAGGCTCTTGCCGAAGGCCGCTCGAAGGTTATCGACGTGCCAATGTATATTGGTAGCGAGCTTGTACATACAGATAAAAAAATTAAACTTTCTCCTCCGCACGACCATCAACATGTGTTGGGCTATGCCAGTGAGGGCGATGCTTCACACGTTCATCAAGCAATCGAAGCCGCTTTAGCTGCACGTGAAAGTTGGGCAAATCTTTCGTGGGAACACCGTGCGAGTATTTTCTTGAAAGCTGCCGACCTTTTGGCTGGTCCTTACCGTGCTAAAATCAATGCGGCAACTATGCTTGGACAATCGAAAAATGCTTACCAAGCCGAAATCGATTCTGCTTGTGAATTTATCGACTTCTTGCGTTTCAATGCCTATTTCATGCAACAAATCTACACAGGTCAGCCTGAATCAGTGCGTGGTTTGTGGAATCGTGTAGAATATCGTCCGCTGGAAGGTTTTGTTTTTGCCCTTACACCTTTCAACTTTACGGCCATTGCTGGAAACCTTCCTGCCTGCGTAGCCATGATGGGTAACGTAACAGTTTGGAAACCAGCCTATCCACAAATTTACTCGGCCAACGTAATCATGGAGGTTTTGCGTGAAGCAGGCTTACCAGATGGAGTAATTAATTTGATTTACGTAGATGGCCCAGTGGCTGGCGATATTATTTTCAAGCACCCAGATTTTGCAGGTATTCACTTTACGGGTAGCACTAAAGTTTTCCAAACAATTTGGCAAACAATCGGAGAAAATATCTCAAAATATAAAACTTATCCACGTATTGTGGGCGAAACTGGTGGAAAAGACTTTGTAATTGCTCACGAATCAGCCGATGTAAAAGCATTAGTAACTGGCTTAGTTCGTGGAGCTTTTGAATATCAAGGACAAAAATGTTCGGCCGCTTCTCGTGCTTACATTCCTTCAAACCTTTGGTCAGCGGTTAAAGAACAATTATTGGCAGATTTGAAAGAAATCAAAATGGGTGGTACCGAAGATTTCTCGAATTTTGTCAATGCAGTAATTGATGAGCGTGCATTCGATAAAATTGCAGGATACATTGATAATGCCAAGAAAAGCGATAAAGTAAGTCTCGTTGCTGGTGGAAATTACGATAAATCGAAAGGATATTTCATTGAGCCAACTGTTTTCTTGACAACCGACCCACACTATACAACTATGTGTGAGGAAATCTTCGGCCCAGTCTTGACAATTTATGTGTACGAGCCTCAAGATTTCGAAAAAACCCTTGAATTAGTAGATTCAACTTCGCCGTACGCTCTTACGGGTGCAATTTTCTCACAAGATAGATACGCCATTGATTTAGGTATGAGAAAATTAGTCAATTCGGCAGGTAACTTCTATATCAACGATAAACCAACGGGTGCGGTAGTTGGTCAACAACCATTCGGTGGAGCAAGAGCTTCGGGCACTAATGATAAAGCAGGTTCAATTCTCAACTTATATCGTTGGGTACAGCCTCGTACAATCAAAGAAACCTTTGTTTCTCCAACTGATTATAAATATCCGTTTTTAGGGGAAGAGTAA
- a CDS encoding AraC family transcriptional regulator: protein MKVEYEKISPDSGSSFRLIHWKSENDRYFWHYHPEYEIVFVRKGSGKLHIGEHLKNYEEGELVFIGPNLPHTGFGYGVIGEHEEIVVQLRKDFLGTDFLQKPEMEHINQLFEKAKQGLSFHGKARKLVASKLQKMLTQPYFERMVELLHIFQILANTNEYTILNHPEKRFDFSHKDEDRINRVYEFVEQNYQQSIDIQVVAELANLTVPSFCRYFKKITHKTYTDFVNEHRINQACRLLLENKPVANVCFEVGFNNISHFNKTFKQLKGLSPREYKSRMEK from the coding sequence ATGAAAGTTGAATACGAAAAAATTTCTCCCGACTCAGGCAGCTCTTTTCGTCTGATTCATTGGAAATCGGAAAATGACCGATACTTTTGGCATTATCACCCTGAATATGAGATAGTTTTCGTGAGAAAGGGTTCAGGAAAACTTCATATAGGCGAACACCTCAAAAACTACGAAGAAGGTGAATTGGTATTTATTGGCCCAAATTTACCCCATACTGGTTTTGGCTATGGCGTGATTGGTGAACATGAAGAAATAGTAGTTCAGCTAAGAAAAGATTTTTTGGGAACAGATTTTCTGCAGAAACCTGAAATGGAGCACATCAACCAGCTCTTTGAGAAAGCTAAACAGGGTTTATCTTTTCATGGTAAAGCTCGTAAATTAGTTGCAAGCAAACTACAAAAAATGCTTACCCAACCTTACTTCGAGCGTATGGTAGAACTCCTTCATATTTTCCAAATTTTAGCCAATACTAACGAATATACTATTCTAAACCATCCAGAAAAACGTTTTGATTTTAGCCACAAAGATGAAGACCGAATCAACAGAGTATATGAGTTTGTAGAACAAAACTACCAACAAAGTATTGATATTCAGGTAGTAGCTGAATTAGCCAACTTAACAGTCCCCTCTTTTTGCCGATATTTCAAGAAAATCACGCATAAAACCTATACGGACTTTGTCAATGAACACCGCATCAATCAAGCTTGTAGATTATTGCTTGAAAACAAACCCGTTGCCAATGTTTGTTTTGAAGTAGGATTCAATAATATTTCGCACTTCAATAAAACTTTTAAACAATTAAAAGGCCTAAGCCCAAGAGAGTATAAATCGAGAATGGAAAAATAA
- a CDS encoding non-canonical purine NTP diphosphatase: MKLCLATNNKHKVEELQALLGENFQLQTLNEIGCFDDIPETADTFDGNSLQKAMYVWERFQIDCIADDSGLEVDALNGEPGVFSARYAGEHGNHAKNIEKLLQTLEGVENRGAQFRSVITLIINGKHYFFEGIIRGKITHEKHGEKGFGYDPIFIPEGYDRTFAEMTMEEKNPISHRGIAVAKMIEFLKNI; the protein is encoded by the coding sequence ATGAAACTCTGTTTAGCAACGAACAACAAACATAAAGTAGAAGAATTACAAGCCCTTTTGGGCGAAAATTTTCAGCTTCAAACTCTCAACGAAATTGGTTGTTTTGATGATATTCCAGAAACTGCCGATACTTTCGATGGAAATTCTCTACAAAAAGCAATGTATGTCTGGGAGCGTTTCCAGATTGATTGCATTGCAGATGATTCTGGTTTAGAAGTTGATGCCCTCAATGGTGAACCAGGTGTTTTCTCGGCACGCTACGCTGGCGAACATGGAAATCATGCTAAAAACATTGAAAAATTGCTTCAAACCCTTGAAGGAGTTGAAAATCGTGGAGCTCAATTTAGAAGTGTAATTACACTCATAATCAATGGCAAACACTATTTTTTTGAAGGAATAATTCGTGGAAAAATCACACATGAAAAACACGGAGAAAAAGGATTTGGCTATGACCCTATTTTTATTCCTGAAGGCTATGACCGAACATTCGCTGAAATGACCATGGAGGAAAAAAATCCAATAAGTCATCGTGGCATCGCGGTTGCAAAAATGATTGAATTCTTGAAGAATATATAA
- the prfA gene encoding peptide chain release factor 1 yields the protein MLNQLEAIRERYEEVSQQMTMPEVVSDMTKFTRLSKEYKDLEKIVNEYKIYKNVLSNIEGAKDIIANEKDEEMRDLAKEELDELLPQKETLEATLKEMLIPKDPNDSKNVILEIRAGTGGDEASIFAGDLFRMYQRFIEKQGWRMTLLDHNEGTAGGYKEIVVQVEGEDVYGKLKYESGVHRVQRVPATESQGRVHTSAATVAALPEADEVDLTINMNDIRVDTFCSSGAGGQSVNTTYSAVRMVHIPTGVTVSCQDERSQIKNREKALSVLRSRLYEMEMAKHNEAISAERKGLVGNGDRSDKIRTYNYPQSRVTDHRIGYTVYNLPTVMEGEIDGFIEQLRMADNAEKIKENAMAVA from the coding sequence ATGTTAAATCAATTAGAAGCCATCAGAGAACGTTATGAAGAGGTTTCGCAGCAGATGACCATGCCTGAAGTGGTTTCTGATATGACGAAATTCACTCGTCTAAGCAAAGAATATAAAGATTTAGAAAAAATCGTAAACGAGTATAAAATCTACAAAAACGTATTATCGAATATCGAAGGAGCAAAAGATATTATTGCAAACGAGAAAGATGAAGAAATGCGTGATTTAGCCAAAGAAGAGTTAGACGAACTTCTTCCTCAAAAAGAAACTTTGGAGGCAACTCTTAAAGAAATGCTCATTCCCAAAGACCCGAACGATAGCAAGAATGTAATCCTCGAAATTAGAGCAGGAACGGGAGGCGATGAAGCCTCAATTTTTGCAGGGGATTTATTTAGAATGTACCAAAGATTCATCGAAAAACAAGGTTGGAGAATGACCCTTCTCGACCACAACGAAGGTACGGCAGGTGGCTATAAAGAAATTGTCGTGCAGGTTGAAGGTGAAGATGTTTATGGTAAACTCAAATACGAATCAGGCGTACACCGCGTACAGCGTGTACCAGCTACCGAATCACAAGGACGTGTACATACTTCTGCCGCTACAGTGGCCGCCCTTCCAGAAGCTGATGAAGTTGACCTAACAATCAATATGAATGATATTAGGGTTGATACATTCTGTTCGTCGGGTGCGGGTGGGCAGTCCGTAAATACCACTTATTCGGCCGTTCGTATGGTGCATATTCCAACGGGAGTGACTGTTTCTTGTCAAGATGAGCGTTCACAAATCAAAAACCGTGAAAAAGCACTCTCGGTTTTACGTTCGAGACTTTACGAAATGGAAATGGCCAAGCACAATGAAGCAATTTCGGCCGAACGAAAAGGTTTGGTAGGCAATGGTGACCGTTCGGACAAAATCAGAACATATAATTACCCACAAAGCCGTGTAACTGACCACCGTATTGGTTATACAGTTTATAACTTACCTACCGTAATGGAAGGCGAAATTGATGGGTTCATTGAGCAACTCCGTATGGCCGATAATGCCGAAAAAATTAAAGAAAATGCAATGGCAGTGGCGTAA
- a CDS encoding DUF2911 domain-containing protein, with protein sequence MNHSLTKLLLLILVSTLSFGQISSPAASPSASVSQTIGFAKVTIDYSRPSVKGRKIFGDLVPYAKVWRTGANKITSIQFDQDVHINGALMKAGSYGLYTIPNKNEWTIILNRDDKQWGAYGYDINKDVIRFNVQPTKPQTFAEQMSIDFIDFNATSAYVSIKWENTEVRFLIEQRGIDEKIMAEIAEKTTKPEVSTDTYFAAADFYYQKGIKLDQALEWANKVLDKSKEYWTYQLVARIAAKQNNCEVAVPNAQKSMELAKKAGDDAYIKLNQAVFTQCKKGY encoded by the coding sequence ATGAACCATTCATTAACAAAATTGCTATTACTCATTTTAGTCTCAACCCTTAGTTTCGGACAAATAAGTTCACCTGCTGCAAGTCCATCAGCAAGTGTTTCGCAAACTATCGGTTTTGCTAAAGTTACGATTGATTATAGTCGTCCATCGGTAAAAGGACGTAAGATTTTTGGTGATTTAGTTCCATATGCTAAAGTTTGGCGTACTGGTGCTAATAAAATTACAAGCATTCAGTTTGACCAAGATGTGCATATCAACGGAGCACTCATGAAAGCGGGTAGTTATGGTCTTTATACTATTCCAAACAAAAACGAGTGGACAATCATCCTCAACCGTGATGATAAACAATGGGGTGCTTATGGCTATGATATTAATAAAGATGTCATCAGATTTAATGTTCAGCCTACGAAACCACAAACATTTGCTGAGCAAATGAGCATTGATTTTATTGACTTCAACGCAACAAGTGCTTATGTTTCAATCAAATGGGAAAACACTGAAGTAAGGTTTTTAATTGAACAACGAGGCATTGATGAAAAAATAATGGCAGAAATTGCTGAAAAAACTACAAAACCCGAAGTTTCCACTGATACCTATTTTGCTGCAGCCGATTTTTATTATCAAAAAGGTATTAAACTCGACCAAGCATTAGAATGGGCCAATAAAGTGCTCGATAAAAGCAAAGAATATTGGACATATCAATTGGTAGCACGCATTGCAGCTAAACAAAATAATTGTGAGGTGGCCGTGCCCAATGCCCAAAAATCAATGGAACTTGCCAAAAAGGCAGGCGATGATGCCTACATTAAGTTAAACCAAGCGGTATTTACTCAATGTAAAAAAGGATATTAG